The genomic DNA CTCTCCCCAGTAATAAGCACTATAGCATTTGTAGGAGCCACACGAAAACAGTCCTGAACCACTTTTTTCATAGAATCGCTATAACAAACAAAACCTTCCGGAAGGTTGCCGTATTCTATATTTTCTGACAGATGTATCCCCACCTGTTCCTGTATGACCTCAACTAACTCATCCAAATCCACAGGCTTCTCAAGGTAATCCACCGCACCCTGTTTAATTGCCTGCACCGCATCACGAACATCAATGAAAGCAGTTAACAAAATAACAGGTATTTCCGGAAATTGAGACTTTATCTCAGGCACTTTTTCCACACCGTTTGCGTCTGGCAGACGGACATCCAAAAGAATGAGATTCGCATGCCCCAAAAGCGGCTTTGCATCTTTATAATTAGCCACAGCAAGAACAGAAAAACCGGCACGCGTTAAATATCGAGAGAGCAAATCCCTTTGAGCATTATCATCATCAACGATTAGTATTACTTTTTCTGCATTTTCTTTTTTCATGGGAACAACAAAGGATACTTTATCTTTATATTTCAATCATCATACTACAAATACCCATCATCTGTTAATTCGGCGTATATTTGAAATAGTCACCTTGGTCCCTTTTCCTTCTTGAGATTGGATAGAAAATTTCCACCCGTGCAACAAAACAATTTCATTCACAATACTCAATCCAAGACCTGTCCCCCCTTTCCGTCTGGAGTAATATGGCTTTACAACATTCGGCAAATCCTCTACCGAAATACCGACACCTGTATCTATAATATGAAGGGCAATGGAATTATCTGTTGGCTCAATACGAAGGATAATTTTATCCCCTGCGGAACACGCTTGCACCGCATTCAGAAGAAGATTTAACAAAGCACGACGAAGATATTCGGGATCCGCTTCTATCGTTACATCCATTCCTTCCACCTCAATTTTAATCCCTTTATTTTTTATATCCGTATCTATCAGATTTAATAACTGTTCAATGAGAGGTTGTAAGGGAATAGCCTTCCATTCAGGAGCATGTGGATGTGTTAGTTCTAAAAAGTTATTTATCTGACGAACAGAACGGTCTGTCTCATCAATAATCTTACTGGCATATTTATACGCATCCGAAGTCGGCTCTACTTCTTCCTGTATTGCTTGAGCAAGTCCTCGCACAATACCTAACGGATTTTTTGTCTCGTGTGCCAGGCCTGCCCCTATCTGGGCTAAATGTTCGTTATACTTTGCTTTTTCTCGGGCTAATTTAAGGTCATAAGCATACGATTCCTTTCGTTGATACAAATCCAAAACGACAAATCCTAATATACCTATCCCGACACTTAACAGGGCAAATATCCCAAACCGAATAAGAGTTAAAACATTCATTCCCTGCAACTCCTGAGTATCCAGACAAACTACCAGAGAAAAAGGACCTGTTCCCCATTGACTCCAGGGAATCATACTCTCATTGGCACATGTCGGGTCGGGACATACTGCCATTCCATATCGGTGTTGCCTCCCTTTCTGAAGTTCCTCCATAGAAATGGCTTGTGATAAAAAAACACATTCTTTATCCCAATAAATACGATTTCTTTTTGCAATCTCATTTATATGTGATACGGAAGTTTCACCGGCACTGGCGATTATTTTACCTTCATGATTGAATAACGCTACATATAAAATACCCGGGGTTAATGAGGCACTATTTATTATTTCAACAACCCGTTGGGCACGATAACAACCCATCCGCGTTTGAAGAGATAAAGAGGAGGAAAGGATTTTTATTAGTGTTTGACCCCGCTCAATAAAAACCTGCTGATTATATTGTCGCTCCCGTAGAAAAGAAATTAAAAGAATAAAAATAATCACCCCAATAATAACTGCTGTAAAAATGAAAAGTAATTTTCTATTTTGCCAAATCATATATTCGTCTTAAATATTCACTATTCCTATATTATAAAATGAAGGCTTGCTCTTTTCATTAAAGAGCAAGCCGACAAGTTTTCATCGTTCCTTACTTACTTGCAGGGCAACACCTTCTATTGCATCTTCCCCTACCATTACCACAGGGGGCATTAGGGTTTGGGCAATTATCACATCTGCCATCATTATTGGCATCTACAAAGTTGCCACAGCATTTCCCTGTCCCACTTTTGCAGGATGCCGTACATGGGCAATTATCACATCTGCCATCATTATTGGCATCTTTGAAGTTGTCGCAAACACCATCGCCATTCTTATCCACATAGCAATTGGCTTTACAACAACCCCTCTGACCACCCTGTCCATTCCCTTGTGCCATAGCAAGACTACTCAGCACCAGGACGATTGCGAGTACGCTCAGCGTAAATACGAGTTTCTTTTTCATATTTTTTTCTCCTTCTTGTTAAGGTTTGTTTAGTTTCTTACCATATATTAGCAATCCTCATGCCATTATACTATAAACGACTTACAGCAAATCTCTATGCAAAACTTGCACCTTTCACAAAAAACTCTGCAATTTTTGCACAGCATATAAAGATACGATGAACCGAAATACTCCCTGTGTAAAAAAATATATAAATCTGTTACCTATGTCATACAGGTCAACAAATTATCTTTTATGAATGTCCTTCTTTTCTCAATTGTTGTTCCTGATTTGAACTAACGGAGCATTTCCTATATAATGTTATGTTCAATTGGTGCAAGGTTAACTGTATTTTGAAAAGGTCCGCAAGTTGATGCGTTATAGTTATAATCTATTGTCTGTCTTTGAAGGGATGGATCAAACATCATTTTATATGGCTCTTGAACTGTCTTTTAACATTCGGGGAGGACTTACAAGCCGCTATTTATCCGCAAAACTTGAAACCTCAGAAGAAACCATCAACTATATTTATAGTCTTTATCCGAAGCTCTTCTTTTTTGATTTAAATCGGATAAAAGTAGTTCCGGAAGCCCTGCCTGTTATTCGTAGAGTGCAGAATAATCTGAATAGCCTTGGGGATGTGAATTCTATTTATAAATCATTACAAAATTATTCCAATTCGGAACGTAGGGAATTAGAAAAGAAATTAAAGATAAATCGGGTAATTGGATGGATGTCATTAGCCAGCGAAATTATAGAAACCTTATACAAAACACCGGAATCGGTTCTGGAATATGTTGCGGGTTATTCTTTTTCTGACTTAGCAAAGGAAATTTTTGATTTCTTATGGCAAAGTAAAACAGGGATTGTTCCTATTCAACAGATACGGCAAAGGTTTGCGAACTATAACAACATAGAAATTGAAGAAGCATTAGAAGAATTACTCAACCAGTTTGTCCTCTTTGAACTTTTCCGTTTTAATGGACAAAGCAGATTAAATCGTTTTGTCAGCATCCTTTCCGAAATTCGACATCATAAAGAACAGAAAAAAGAAATCAAAGAGAGATTAAAACAAGCAATCACACCTGCCAATGTTAAAATAAGCCGTATTGAGAGTTGTGGTATCTCATTAGCAGAACGGATATCGTCCCTTCTGGCGAAAGTTGCCGTATCTCCTTTACATTTAACCCCGTCCGGGCAAATTACTCGTTTGGACGAACAACGGATTTCTCGTGATGAACCTGAAAATGCTTATCCCCCTATCGAAACACTTGTTTGGCTGGCTGAAAAAGCAGGATTGCTGGCTCAGGTAGATAATACACTCCGAATTGTAAACCTTGAAGAATTAGTAAATATGTCTTTTACGGAAAGACTTAAAAAGATTTACAAAGCATTTATCAAAGATGACGAAAAACTTTCCTCATTATCCGCAACCCTTCTGGAATTGCAGACATTAAAGCCTTACACATGGTACTCTTTAAATGAATTTGGAAAACGAGTTTATGCTCGTTATTGCGAATTGTCCCATTATACATTAAAACAGACAAAGGACAATTTCTGGGAATATTCAACTTCGGGAGAATATTGCGAAGAAAAAGACTGCGCCGTTTTTATAGAGAACACACTCTTCTGGTTTGGCATTATTGAACTTGGCTCTGCAAAAAAAGAACGATTTTTCCGTATCAGCGAAATTGGGGAATTTCTCCTATTCTCATTAGAACCCACGAAAAAGTTAAAAGAAAAATACATCAAAAAACATGAATGGATAGTCCAGCCCAATTTTGAAATTATTGTTCCCACAGTTAATACCGACCCCCTACAACTAATCTGGATAGAACTATTTGCTCAGAAGAAAAGCAATGGCGGTCCTGTTTCTATATATTCGATTACCAAAGAATCTTTCTTAAAAGGATTGCAAAGCGGTGCTGACCCTAATCAATTCATTCAACACTTAATACAGAATGCCCGCAAACAGCAAATCCCGGACATAGTTATCTCAACAATAGAAGATTGGCTGCATACGGTTAAACGTGTAAAAGTTCGCCCTGTTATTTTAATAGAAGCCCCGGACTCCGTCCTGATTGCAGATTTATTACACCGCAAGAAACTTTCCGAAATACTACATCCGATTTCACCAAATCAGACAGCCTATGCTCGTGGAATACTTTTATCCGAA from Candidatus Hydrogenedens sp. includes the following:
- a CDS encoding ATP-binding protein — translated: MIWQNRKLLFIFTAVIIGVIIFILLISFLRERQYNQQVFIERGQTLIKILSSSLSLQTRMGCYRAQRVVEIINSASLTPGILYVALFNHEGKIIASAGETSVSHINEIAKRNRIYWDKECVFLSQAISMEELQKGRQHRYGMAVCPDPTCANESMIPWSQWGTGPFSLVVCLDTQELQGMNVLTLIRFGIFALLSVGIGILGFVVLDLYQRKESYAYDLKLAREKAKYNEHLAQIGAGLAHETKNPLGIVRGLAQAIQEEVEPTSDAYKYASKIIDETDRSVRQINNFLELTHPHAPEWKAIPLQPLIEQLLNLIDTDIKNKGIKIEVEGMDVTIEADPEYLRRALLNLLLNAVQACSAGDKIILRIEPTDNSIALHIIDTGVGISVEDLPNVVKPYYSRRKGGTGLGLSIVNEIVLLHGWKFSIQSQEGKGTKVTISNIRRINR
- a CDS encoding helicase-associated domain-containing protein translates to MRYSYNLLSVFEGMDQTSFYMALELSFNIRGGLTSRYLSAKLETSEETINYIYSLYPKLFFFDLNRIKVVPEALPVIRRVQNNLNSLGDVNSIYKSLQNYSNSERRELEKKLKINRVIGWMSLASEIIETLYKTPESVLEYVAGYSFSDLAKEIFDFLWQSKTGIVPIQQIRQRFANYNNIEIEEALEELLNQFVLFELFRFNGQSRLNRFVSILSEIRHHKEQKKEIKERLKQAITPANVKISRIESCGISLAERISSLLAKVAVSPLHLTPSGQITRLDEQRISRDEPENAYPPIETLVWLAEKAGLLAQVDNTLRIVNLEELVNMSFTERLKKIYKAFIKDDEKLSSLSATLLELQTLKPYTWYSLNEFGKRVYARYCELSHYTLKQTKDNFWEYSTSGEYCEEKDCAVFIENTLFWFGIIELGSAKKERFFRISEIGEFLLFSLEPTKKLKEKYIKKHEWIVQPNFEIIVPTVNTDPLQLIWIELFAQKKSNGGPVSIYSITKESFLKGLQSGADPNQFIQHLIQNARKQQIPDIVISTIEDWLHTVKRVKVRPVILIEAPDSVLIADLLHRKKLSEILHPISPNQTAYARGILLSEIKALLEKEGFVVE